Proteins encoded by one window of Lemur catta isolate mLemCat1 chromosome 12, mLemCat1.pri, whole genome shotgun sequence:
- the FST gene encoding follistatin isoform X3, giving the protein MGRIKVNSLVKVNASCTCCVWVTAGNCWLRQAKNGRCQVLYKTELSKEECCSTGRLSTSWTEEDVNDNTLFKWMIFNGGAPNCIPCKETCENVDCGPGKKCRMNKKNKPRCVCAPDCSNITWKGPVCGLDGKTYRNECALLKARCKEQPELEVQYQGKCKKTCRDVFCPGSSTCVVDQTNNAYCVTCNRICPEPTSSEQYLCGNDGVTYSSACHLRKATCLLGRSIGLAYEGKCIKAKSCEDIQCTGGKKCLWDFKVGRGRCSLCDELCPDSKSEEPVCASDNATYASECAMKEAACASGVLLEVKHSGSCNSISEDTEEEEEDEDQDYSFPISSILEW; this is encoded by the exons ATGGGACGAATAAAAGTAAACAGTCTAGTAAAAGTCAATGCAAGCTGCACGTGTTGTGTCTGGGTCACTG CTGGGAATTGCTGGCTGCGCCAAGCGAAGAACGGTCGCTGCCAGGTCCTGTACAAGACGGAACTGAGCAAGGAGGAGTGCTGCAGCACCGGCCGCCTGAGCACCTCGTGGACCGAGGAGGACGTAAATGACAACACGCTCTTCAAGTGGATGATTTTCAATGGGGGCGCCCCCAACTGCATCCCCTGTAAAG AAACGTGTGAGAACGTGGACTGTGGACCCGGGAAAAAGTGCCGAATGAACAAGAAGAACAAACCCCGCTGCGTCTGTGCCCCAGATTGTTCCAACATCACCTGGAAGGGCCCAGTCTGTGGGCTGGATGGGAAAACCTACCGCAATGAATGTGCACTCCTCAAGGCCAGATGTAAAGAGCAGCCGGAACTGGAAGTCCAGTACCAAGGCAAATGTAAAA AGACTTGTCGGGATGTTTTCTGTCCAGGCAGCTCCACGTGTGTGGTGGACCAGACCAATAATGCCTACTGTGTGACGTGTAATCGGATTTGCCCGGAGCCCACATCCTCTGAGCAGTATCTCTGTGGGAACGACGGAGTGACCTACTCCAGTGCCTGCCACCTGAGAAAAGCTACCTGCCTGCTGGGCAGATCCATTGGATTAGCCTATGAGGGAAAGTGTATCA AAGCAAAGTCCTGTGAAGATATCCAGTGCACtggtggaaaaaaatgtttgtgggATTTCAAGGTTGGGAGAGGCCGGTGTTCCCTCTGCGATGAGCTGTGCCCTGATAGTAAATCGGAGGAGCCAGTCTGCGCCAGTGACAATGCCACTTACGCCAGCGAGTGTGCCATGAAAGAAGCTGCCTGCGCCTCAGGTGTGCTGCTGGAAGTAAAGCACTCCGGATCTTGCAACT CCATTTCGGAAGATaccgaggaagaggaggaagatgaagaccAGGACTACAGCTTTCCTATATCTTCTATTCTAGAGTGGTAA
- the FST gene encoding follistatin isoform X4, translating into MVRARHQPGGLCLLLLLLCQFMEDRSAHAGNCWLRQAKNGRCQVLYKTELSKEECCSTGRLSTSWTEEDVNDNTLFKWMIFNGGAPNCIPCKETCENVDCGPGKKCRMNKKNKPRCVCAPDCSNITWKGPVCGLDGKTYRNECALLKARCKEQPELEVQYQGKCKKTCRDVFCPGSSTCVVDQTNNAYCVTCNRICPEPTSSEQYLCGNDGVTYSSACHLRKATCLLGRSIGLAYEGKCIKAKSCEDIQCTGGKKCLWDFKVGRGRCSLCDELCPDSKSEEPVCASDNATYASECAMKEAACASGVLLEVKHSGSCN; encoded by the exons ATGGTCCGTGCGAGGCACCAGCCCGGCGGGCTttgcctcctgctgctgctgctctgccaGTTTATGGAGGACCGCAGCGCCCACG CTGGGAATTGCTGGCTGCGCCAAGCGAAGAACGGTCGCTGCCAGGTCCTGTACAAGACGGAACTGAGCAAGGAGGAGTGCTGCAGCACCGGCCGCCTGAGCACCTCGTGGACCGAGGAGGACGTAAATGACAACACGCTCTTCAAGTGGATGATTTTCAATGGGGGCGCCCCCAACTGCATCCCCTGTAAAG AAACGTGTGAGAACGTGGACTGTGGACCCGGGAAAAAGTGCCGAATGAACAAGAAGAACAAACCCCGCTGCGTCTGTGCCCCAGATTGTTCCAACATCACCTGGAAGGGCCCAGTCTGTGGGCTGGATGGGAAAACCTACCGCAATGAATGTGCACTCCTCAAGGCCAGATGTAAAGAGCAGCCGGAACTGGAAGTCCAGTACCAAGGCAAATGTAAAA AGACTTGTCGGGATGTTTTCTGTCCAGGCAGCTCCACGTGTGTGGTGGACCAGACCAATAATGCCTACTGTGTGACGTGTAATCGGATTTGCCCGGAGCCCACATCCTCTGAGCAGTATCTCTGTGGGAACGACGGAGTGACCTACTCCAGTGCCTGCCACCTGAGAAAAGCTACCTGCCTGCTGGGCAGATCCATTGGATTAGCCTATGAGGGAAAGTGTATCA AAGCAAAGTCCTGTGAAGATATCCAGTGCACtggtggaaaaaaatgtttgtgggATTTCAAGGTTGGGAGAGGCCGGTGTTCCCTCTGCGATGAGCTGTGCCCTGATAGTAAATCGGAGGAGCCAGTCTGCGCCAGTGACAATGCCACTTACGCCAGCGAGTGTGCCATGAAAGAAGCTGCCTGCGCCTCAGGTGTGCTGCTGGAAGTAAAGCACTCCGGATCTTGCAACT GA
- the FST gene encoding follistatin isoform X5, giving the protein MVRARHQPGGLCLLLLLLCQFMEDRSAHAGNCWLRQAKNGRCQVLYKTELSKEECCSTGRLSTSWTEEDVNDNTLFKWMIFNGGAPNCIPCKETCENVDCGPGKKCRMNKKNKPRCVCAPDCSNITWKGPVCGLDGKTYRNECALLKARCKEQPELEVQYQGKCKKTCRDVFCPGSSTCVVDQTNNAYCVTCNRICPEPTSSEQYLCGNDGVTYSSACHLRKATCLLGRSIGLAYEGKCITKSCEDIQCTGGKKCLWDFKVGRGRCSLCDELCPDSKSEEPVCASDNATYASECAMKEAACASGVLLEVKHSGSCN; this is encoded by the exons ATGGTCCGTGCGAGGCACCAGCCCGGCGGGCTttgcctcctgctgctgctgctctgccaGTTTATGGAGGACCGCAGCGCCCACG CTGGGAATTGCTGGCTGCGCCAAGCGAAGAACGGTCGCTGCCAGGTCCTGTACAAGACGGAACTGAGCAAGGAGGAGTGCTGCAGCACCGGCCGCCTGAGCACCTCGTGGACCGAGGAGGACGTAAATGACAACACGCTCTTCAAGTGGATGATTTTCAATGGGGGCGCCCCCAACTGCATCCCCTGTAAAG AAACGTGTGAGAACGTGGACTGTGGACCCGGGAAAAAGTGCCGAATGAACAAGAAGAACAAACCCCGCTGCGTCTGTGCCCCAGATTGTTCCAACATCACCTGGAAGGGCCCAGTCTGTGGGCTGGATGGGAAAACCTACCGCAATGAATGTGCACTCCTCAAGGCCAGATGTAAAGAGCAGCCGGAACTGGAAGTCCAGTACCAAGGCAAATGTAAAA AGACTTGTCGGGATGTTTTCTGTCCAGGCAGCTCCACGTGTGTGGTGGACCAGACCAATAATGCCTACTGTGTGACGTGTAATCGGATTTGCCCGGAGCCCACATCCTCTGAGCAGTATCTCTGTGGGAACGACGGAGTGACCTACTCCAGTGCCTGCCACCTGAGAAAAGCTACCTGCCTGCTGGGCAGATCCATTGGATTAGCCTATGAGGGAAAGTGTATCA CAAAGTCCTGTGAAGATATCCAGTGCACtggtggaaaaaaatgtttgtgggATTTCAAGGTTGGGAGAGGCCGGTGTTCCCTCTGCGATGAGCTGTGCCCTGATAGTAAATCGGAGGAGCCAGTCTGCGCCAGTGACAATGCCACTTACGCCAGCGAGTGTGCCATGAAAGAAGCTGCCTGCGCCTCAGGTGTGCTGCTGGAAGTAAAGCACTCCGGATCTTGCAACT GA
- the FST gene encoding follistatin isoform X1: MVRARHQPGGLCLLLLLLCQFMEDRSAHAGNCWLRQAKNGRCQVLYKTELSKEECCSTGRLSTSWTEEDVNDNTLFKWMIFNGGAPNCIPCKETCENVDCGPGKKCRMNKKNKPRCVCAPDCSNITWKGPVCGLDGKTYRNECALLKARCKEQPELEVQYQGKCKKTCRDVFCPGSSTCVVDQTNNAYCVTCNRICPEPTSSEQYLCGNDGVTYSSACHLRKATCLLGRSIGLAYEGKCIKAKSCEDIQCTGGKKCLWDFKVGRGRCSLCDELCPDSKSEEPVCASDNATYASECAMKEAACASGVLLEVKHSGSCNSISEDTEEEEEDEDQDYSFPISSILEW, translated from the exons ATGGTCCGTGCGAGGCACCAGCCCGGCGGGCTttgcctcctgctgctgctgctctgccaGTTTATGGAGGACCGCAGCGCCCACG CTGGGAATTGCTGGCTGCGCCAAGCGAAGAACGGTCGCTGCCAGGTCCTGTACAAGACGGAACTGAGCAAGGAGGAGTGCTGCAGCACCGGCCGCCTGAGCACCTCGTGGACCGAGGAGGACGTAAATGACAACACGCTCTTCAAGTGGATGATTTTCAATGGGGGCGCCCCCAACTGCATCCCCTGTAAAG AAACGTGTGAGAACGTGGACTGTGGACCCGGGAAAAAGTGCCGAATGAACAAGAAGAACAAACCCCGCTGCGTCTGTGCCCCAGATTGTTCCAACATCACCTGGAAGGGCCCAGTCTGTGGGCTGGATGGGAAAACCTACCGCAATGAATGTGCACTCCTCAAGGCCAGATGTAAAGAGCAGCCGGAACTGGAAGTCCAGTACCAAGGCAAATGTAAAA AGACTTGTCGGGATGTTTTCTGTCCAGGCAGCTCCACGTGTGTGGTGGACCAGACCAATAATGCCTACTGTGTGACGTGTAATCGGATTTGCCCGGAGCCCACATCCTCTGAGCAGTATCTCTGTGGGAACGACGGAGTGACCTACTCCAGTGCCTGCCACCTGAGAAAAGCTACCTGCCTGCTGGGCAGATCCATTGGATTAGCCTATGAGGGAAAGTGTATCA AAGCAAAGTCCTGTGAAGATATCCAGTGCACtggtggaaaaaaatgtttgtgggATTTCAAGGTTGGGAGAGGCCGGTGTTCCCTCTGCGATGAGCTGTGCCCTGATAGTAAATCGGAGGAGCCAGTCTGCGCCAGTGACAATGCCACTTACGCCAGCGAGTGTGCCATGAAAGAAGCTGCCTGCGCCTCAGGTGTGCTGCTGGAAGTAAAGCACTCCGGATCTTGCAACT CCATTTCGGAAGATaccgaggaagaggaggaagatgaagaccAGGACTACAGCTTTCCTATATCTTCTATTCTAGAGTGGTAA
- the FST gene encoding follistatin isoform X2 — protein sequence MVRARHQPGGLCLLLLLLCQFMEDRSAHAGNCWLRQAKNGRCQVLYKTELSKEECCSTGRLSTSWTEEDVNDNTLFKWMIFNGGAPNCIPCKETCENVDCGPGKKCRMNKKNKPRCVCAPDCSNITWKGPVCGLDGKTYRNECALLKARCKEQPELEVQYQGKCKKTCRDVFCPGSSTCVVDQTNNAYCVTCNRICPEPTSSEQYLCGNDGVTYSSACHLRKATCLLGRSIGLAYEGKCITKSCEDIQCTGGKKCLWDFKVGRGRCSLCDELCPDSKSEEPVCASDNATYASECAMKEAACASGVLLEVKHSGSCNSISEDTEEEEEDEDQDYSFPISSILEW from the exons ATGGTCCGTGCGAGGCACCAGCCCGGCGGGCTttgcctcctgctgctgctgctctgccaGTTTATGGAGGACCGCAGCGCCCACG CTGGGAATTGCTGGCTGCGCCAAGCGAAGAACGGTCGCTGCCAGGTCCTGTACAAGACGGAACTGAGCAAGGAGGAGTGCTGCAGCACCGGCCGCCTGAGCACCTCGTGGACCGAGGAGGACGTAAATGACAACACGCTCTTCAAGTGGATGATTTTCAATGGGGGCGCCCCCAACTGCATCCCCTGTAAAG AAACGTGTGAGAACGTGGACTGTGGACCCGGGAAAAAGTGCCGAATGAACAAGAAGAACAAACCCCGCTGCGTCTGTGCCCCAGATTGTTCCAACATCACCTGGAAGGGCCCAGTCTGTGGGCTGGATGGGAAAACCTACCGCAATGAATGTGCACTCCTCAAGGCCAGATGTAAAGAGCAGCCGGAACTGGAAGTCCAGTACCAAGGCAAATGTAAAA AGACTTGTCGGGATGTTTTCTGTCCAGGCAGCTCCACGTGTGTGGTGGACCAGACCAATAATGCCTACTGTGTGACGTGTAATCGGATTTGCCCGGAGCCCACATCCTCTGAGCAGTATCTCTGTGGGAACGACGGAGTGACCTACTCCAGTGCCTGCCACCTGAGAAAAGCTACCTGCCTGCTGGGCAGATCCATTGGATTAGCCTATGAGGGAAAGTGTATCA CAAAGTCCTGTGAAGATATCCAGTGCACtggtggaaaaaaatgtttgtgggATTTCAAGGTTGGGAGAGGCCGGTGTTCCCTCTGCGATGAGCTGTGCCCTGATAGTAAATCGGAGGAGCCAGTCTGCGCCAGTGACAATGCCACTTACGCCAGCGAGTGTGCCATGAAAGAAGCTGCCTGCGCCTCAGGTGTGCTGCTGGAAGTAAAGCACTCCGGATCTTGCAACT CCATTTCGGAAGATaccgaggaagaggaggaagatgaagaccAGGACTACAGCTTTCCTATATCTTCTATTCTAGAGTGGTAA